The following coding sequences lie in one Flavobacterium sediminis genomic window:
- a CDS encoding GNAT family N-acetyltransferase yields the protein MTLRGQNIYLRALEPEDLEFIYTIENDESVWEVSHTQTPYSRFLIRQYLENAHQDIYEAKQLRLAICKSKTAEAIGLIDLFDFDPQNSRAGIGILIHQVQDRHKGVGAEALQLLMDYAFTHLQLHQLYANIAEDNQPSLQLFTKFGFRKIGVKKQWNKIGSQFKDEVLFQIINDK from the coding sequence ATGACTTTAAGAGGACAAAATATTTATTTACGAGCTTTAGAGCCTGAAGATTTGGAGTTTATTTACACCATAGAGAATGACGAATCTGTCTGGGAAGTAAGTCATACACAAACACCCTATAGCCGTTTTTTAATCCGACAGTATTTAGAAAATGCCCATCAGGATATATATGAAGCGAAACAGTTGCGCTTAGCCATTTGTAAAAGCAAGACTGCTGAAGCAATAGGTTTAATAGACTTATTTGATTTTGATCCGCAAAACTCAAGAGCCGGGATCGGAATTTTAATTCATCAGGTTCAGGACAGACACAAAGGAGTGGGAGCTGAAGCATTACAGCTTTTGATGGATTATGCATTCACTCATTTGCAATTGCACCAGTTGTACGCAAATATAGCAGAAGATAATCAACCTAGTTTACAACTTTTTACTAAATTTGGTTTCCGAAAAATCGGAGTTAAAAAGCAGTGGAACAAGATAGGAAGTCAGTTTAAGGATGAAGTTTTGTTCCAAATTATTAATGATAAATGA
- a CDS encoding ABC transporter permease, producing the protein MRIGLFKENSKIAVDSIKSQALRTSLTVLIIMIGITFLVGILTLTKALEKNLFGNFASMGANTFSISQYDFSAEINQNDSKQKPNPIISYPQAKEFKERYNFPFTSTSLSFTAASSIEVKYQDQKTDPEITIVGVDENFCPNKGLEVVKGRNLTPFDVKNNNYVCILGSDFEKGLFKDMNPLDKSISIRGAKFKVIGVLKEKGSTFGNSQDLRVLIPNQIARSLFSAPNINYDLSVMVNNDNLLNEAVDDATLMMRKVRRLNPIEKSNFGINRSDDLIQRLGENIAFINLIAVVIGAITIFGSTIALMNIMLVSVTERTREIGIRKSLGAKKSTIAWQFFTETFVISQIGGVLGILFGILLGSIIALSFGFSFVIPWMAIIAAFITTFIVTIVSGLYPALKAAKLDPVEALRYE; encoded by the coding sequence ATGCGTATAGGATTATTTAAAGAAAACTCAAAGATCGCCGTTGATTCTATTAAGAGCCAGGCATTGCGTACATCATTAACTGTATTGATCATCATGATCGGTATTACTTTTCTGGTAGGGATTCTGACTTTAACCAAGGCGTTGGAAAAAAACCTATTCGGAAATTTTGCTTCAATGGGTGCCAATACTTTTTCGATCAGTCAATACGATTTTTCTGCCGAGATCAACCAAAATGACAGCAAGCAAAAACCCAATCCTATCATCAGTTACCCACAGGCTAAAGAATTCAAAGAACGTTATAATTTCCCTTTTACCTCTACCTCTCTATCCTTTACTGCCGCTTCGAGCATTGAAGTTAAATATCAGGATCAAAAAACCGATCCGGAAATTACAATTGTAGGGGTCGACGAGAACTTTTGTCCTAACAAAGGTTTGGAAGTCGTAAAAGGGCGAAACCTTACTCCTTTTGACGTTAAGAACAATAATTACGTTTGTATCTTAGGTTCTGACTTTGAAAAAGGACTTTTTAAAGATATGAACCCTTTAGACAAAAGTATTTCCATCAGAGGGGCTAAGTTTAAAGTTATCGGAGTTTTAAAAGAAAAAGGATCTACTTTCGGCAACAGCCAGGACTTACGTGTTCTGATCCCAAATCAGATCGCCCGTTCCTTGTTTTCGGCTCCTAATATAAATTACGACCTTTCTGTAATGGTCAATAACGACAACTTACTTAATGAAGCCGTTGACGATGCTACTTTAATGATGCGAAAAGTACGCCGATTGAATCCGATTGAAAAAAGCAATTTCGGAATTAACCGAAGTGACGATCTGATCCAGCGTTTGGGTGAAAATATTGCTTTCATTAACCTGATTGCAGTAGTGATAGGTGCAATTACCATTTTCGGTTCTACTATTGCCTTGATGAATATCATGCTGGTTTCCGTTACGGAACGCACCCGGGAGATCGGGATCCGTAAATCATTAGGGGCAAAAAAATCGACCATTGCCTGGCAGTTTTTTACTGAAACATTCGTTATCAGTCAGATAGGCGGTGTACTGGGAATACTTTTCGGTATCTTATTAGGATCAATTATAGCCTTAAGTTTCGGTTTTTCATTTGTGATTCCGTGGATGGCTATTATCGCTGCTTTCATCACGACTTTTATCGTTACGATCGTTTCCGGTCTGTATCCGGCATTAAAAGCTGCAAAATTAGATCCGGTTGAAGCTTTGCGTTATGAATAA
- a CDS encoding GNAT family N-acetyltransferase gives MIIRKIEWKDNAQIAKVIRDIFDELDAPKTGTAYADPILDTLYEVYQKPRSVYYVVEKDGQVLGGGGIAPLENASEEYCELQKMYFAPEIRGLGLAQEIIEKGLVFAKEQGFEKCYLETLPFMKAAQKLYHRVGFQYLDQPLGCTGHNSCDVWMIKEL, from the coding sequence ATGATAATCAGAAAAATAGAATGGAAAGATAATGCTCAAATTGCAAAAGTGATTCGAGATATTTTTGATGAATTAGATGCTCCGAAAACAGGTACGGCCTATGCGGATCCTATTTTGGATACCTTATACGAAGTATATCAAAAGCCCAGATCGGTTTATTATGTTGTGGAAAAAGATGGGCAAGTTCTAGGCGGCGGCGGAATAGCGCCTTTAGAAAATGCTTCGGAGGAATATTGTGAATTGCAGAAGATGTATTTTGCACCTGAAATAAGAGGTTTAGGCTTAGCACAGGAAATTATTGAGAAAGGTTTGGTTTTTGCTAAAGAACAAGGCTTTGAAAAATGCTATCTGGAAACGTTACCATTTATGAAGGCTGCACAGAAATTATACCATAGGGTAGGTTTTCAATATTTAGATCAGCCGCTTGGTTGCACCGGTCATAATAGTTGTGATGTTTGGATGATAAAAGAATTGTAA
- a CDS encoding low molecular weight protein-tyrosine-phosphatase: MQTKILMVCLGNICRSPLAEGILQSKLPKQNFIVDSAGTGGWHAGELPDERSIATAQEHGVDITYQRARKFRTDDFETFDYIYTMDMSNYKDVLSLAPDEDAKQKVKLILNELFPEENVEVPDPYYGGLNGFENVYRMLDEACSIIAKNLQK; this comes from the coding sequence ATGCAAACCAAAATTTTAATGGTATGTTTAGGCAATATTTGTCGTTCTCCATTGGCAGAAGGTATATTACAGTCTAAACTTCCCAAACAAAATTTTATAGTTGATTCAGCCGGCACCGGTGGATGGCATGCAGGAGAATTGCCTGACGAACGCTCTATAGCTACAGCACAAGAACATGGTGTAGATATTACTTACCAAAGAGCCAGAAAATTCAGAACAGACGACTTTGAAACATTTGACTACATTTATACAATGGATATGTCAAACTATAAAGACGTTTTATCATTAGCACCGGATGAGGATGCCAAACAAAAAGTAAAATTGATTCTAAACGAACTATTTCCCGAAGAGAATGTAGAAGTTCCGGATCCTTATTACGGCGGATTAAACGGTTTTGAAAATGTATACCGAATGCTGGATGAAGCCTGTTCAATAATTGCAAAGAATTTACAAAAATGA
- the prmC gene encoding peptide chain release factor N(5)-glutamine methyltransferase yields MTLRELKKHFESKLGTLYDQGETESFFYMVLEHLHQMKRIDFTLNPDFSVASIEGWNRIISDLQQEKPIQYILGEAWFYGLPFKVNEYTLIPRPETEELVEWILESRKPESEMMLYQGELRSAFSILDIGTGTGCIPISLKVNLPEAEVFAIDVSEEALKVANENAQQNNAQVHFTQADILLVEDLKKLSAVNDLLPTKLDVIVSNPPYVRNLEKTEIRKNVLDYEPHLALFVEDNDPLVFYRKIAELAIESLKPNGLLFFEINQYLGKETIEMLKQLGYQNIELRKDLMGNDRMIKAKIKDEMKF; encoded by the coding sequence TTGACATTAAGAGAGCTTAAAAAGCATTTCGAAAGTAAATTGGGAACCCTTTACGATCAGGGAGAAACGGAGTCGTTTTTTTATATGGTTCTGGAACATTTGCATCAAATGAAACGTATTGACTTTACGTTGAATCCTGACTTTTCAGTGGCTAGTATTGAGGGCTGGAACAGAATTATTTCCGACTTACAGCAAGAAAAACCCATACAGTATATTTTAGGAGAGGCGTGGTTTTACGGGTTACCGTTCAAGGTTAATGAATATACACTGATTCCGAGACCGGAAACGGAAGAACTGGTGGAGTGGATTTTGGAAAGTAGAAAGCCGGAAAGCGAAATGATGTTATATCAAGGAGAGTTGCGATCTGCGTTTTCAATTTTAGACATCGGAACCGGAACCGGATGTATTCCGATCTCGTTGAAAGTCAATTTACCGGAAGCAGAAGTTTTTGCTATTGACGTTTCGGAAGAAGCTTTAAAAGTAGCCAATGAAAACGCCCAGCAAAATAATGCACAAGTGCATTTTACCCAAGCGGATATTTTATTGGTCGAAGACCTTAAAAAACTGTCAGCGGTTAACGATCTGTTACCAACTAAATTAGATGTCATCGTTTCAAATCCGCCTTATGTCCGGAATTTAGAGAAAACAGAGATTCGAAAAAATGTTTTGGATTATGAGCCGCATCTGGCTTTGTTTGTGGAAGATAATGATCCTCTGGTTTTTTATCGAAAAATAGCTGAACTGGCTATAGAAAGTTTGAAACCGAATGGGTTATTGTTCTTCGAGATCAATCAGTATTTAGGTAAAGAAACCATAGAGATGTTAAAACAGTTAGGCTATCAAAATATAGAACTCCGTAAAGACTTGATGGGAAATGACAGAATGATTAAAGCAAAGATAAAAGATGAAATGAAATTTTAG
- a CDS encoding HAD family hydrolase: protein MINTILFDFGDVFINLDKNATPNALKKLGLLQWNPALNELNQLYETGKIDERTFLEGIKQFVPKAQIHEIKEAWNAILQDFPLDRLEFLQMLSDYRLLLLSNTDATHIEHFEHKVGESFARDFYSCFEKTYFSFDIGMRKPDKETFRLVINNHNLTPKRTLFIDDKKENIESAKKLGFKTWHLNPTSEDVTQLFEHLKKTHA, encoded by the coding sequence ATGATTAACACTATACTTTTTGATTTTGGGGATGTCTTCATTAACTTAGACAAAAACGCAACGCCAAATGCTTTAAAGAAACTGGGGTTACTTCAGTGGAATCCGGCTTTAAATGAGCTGAACCAACTCTATGAAACCGGAAAAATAGACGAAAGAACTTTTTTAGAGGGTATTAAACAGTTTGTTCCGAAAGCCCAGATTCATGAGATAAAAGAGGCCTGGAATGCTATCCTGCAAGACTTTCCTTTAGATCGATTGGAATTCCTTCAAATGCTGTCTGACTATCGCTTGCTTTTATTAAGCAATACAGATGCTACACATATTGAACACTTTGAACACAAAGTAGGCGAATCTTTTGCACGAGATTTTTACAGTTGCTTCGAAAAGACTTATTTCTCTTTCGACATAGGGATGCGCAAGCCAGATAAAGAAACTTTCAGACTGGTTATCAATAATCATAATTTAACGCCGAAACGAACTTTATTTATTGACGATAAAAAAGAAAACATTGAGTCGGCTAAAAAATTAGGTTTTAAAACCTGGCATCTGAACCCTACCTCAGAAGATGTGACTCAACTTTTTGAACACCTAAAAAAAACACATGCTTGA
- a CDS encoding peptidoglycan-binding protein LysM, with translation MIKKGSYFFGLTILVMLVSTGFNSFEIEKVEGFHLEENENYVYTVPTEDEFEEEFDVIFPYVGKTFVGFREAIAFRESRGILNLVNPYGYMGKYQFGRSTLRTVGIYDFQEFLHNPEWQEKAFKALVARNKWELRKEIKKYSGRKMNGVVITESGILAAAHLAGAGSVKKYLRSNGANGFKDGFGTSLRSYMKKFGGFDVSLIEADANAKVKLD, from the coding sequence ATGATAAAAAAAGGTTCTTATTTTTTTGGATTGACCATCCTAGTAATGTTAGTTTCAACGGGATTTAATTCTTTTGAAATTGAAAAAGTAGAGGGGTTTCACTTAGAAGAGAATGAAAACTATGTGTATACAGTCCCTACAGAAGATGAATTCGAAGAAGAATTTGATGTGATTTTTCCTTATGTAGGAAAAACATTCGTAGGATTCAGAGAAGCAATAGCTTTCAGAGAGTCAAGAGGAATCTTAAATTTGGTAAACCCTTACGGATATATGGGGAAATACCAGTTTGGGAGAAGTACATTGAGAACAGTTGGTATTTACGATTTTCAGGAATTTTTGCACAATCCGGAGTGGCAGGAAAAAGCATTCAAAGCTTTAGTGGCACGTAATAAATGGGAATTGCGCAAAGAGATTAAAAAATATTCCGGAAGAAAAATGAACGGAGTAGTAATTACAGAATCAGGGATTTTAGCGGCAGCACACTTAGCCGGAGCAGGTTCTGTAAAAAAATACCTGAGAAGCAACGGAGCAAACGGCTTTAAAGATGGTTTCGGAACTTCTTTAAGAAGTTATATGAAAAAATTCGGAGGTTTTGACGTTTCTTTAATCGAAGCCGATGCTAATGCCAAAGTAAAATTAGATTAA
- a CDS encoding acyl-CoA thioesterase: MKEHQLQVRVRYAETDQMGVVYHGNYAQYFEMGRVEWLRNLGVSYKWMEENGVMLPVVSLTMNYKKSARYDDLLTVKTIFKKQSGVKIEFDYEIYNEKGELLTTGYSMLVFIDMKTGRPVYPPSYLAEKLEVLV; this comes from the coding sequence ATGAAAGAACATCAGTTACAAGTAAGAGTTCGATATGCGGAAACCGATCAAATGGGAGTAGTTTATCATGGAAATTACGCCCAGTACTTTGAGATGGGAAGGGTTGAATGGTTGAGAAACCTAGGGGTTTCATACAAATGGATGGAAGAGAACGGTGTTATGCTTCCGGTCGTTTCTCTTACAATGAATTATAAAAAATCAGCCCGTTATGATGATCTGTTAACGGTAAAAACGATTTTTAAAAAACAATCCGGCGTAAAGATCGAATTTGACTACGAAATTTACAATGAAAAAGGAGAGTTATTAACAACCGGATATTCAATGCTGGTCTTTATAGATATGAAAACAGGGCGTCCGGTTTATCCGCCAAGCTACCTTGCTGAAAAGTTAGAAGTATTAGTCTGA
- a CDS encoding SAM-dependent methyltransferase, protein MKPVTFLGKLYLIPTTLGEMNPEDVLPQTIKRSIDFIDHYIVENEKTARRFIKSVHPDKKQSELKISLLNKHTEPNEYQNMIAPLLHGENVGLMSEAGCPGVADPGAVIVKIAHEKGIQVVPLVGPSSILLAVMASGMNGQSFAFNGYLPIDGHEKKNTIKQLERLSFEKNQSQLFIETPYRNNKLFEDLIQILQPDTLLCVACDITLPTEFIKTKKVSEWKKNKVDLHKRPCIFIIHKM, encoded by the coding sequence ATGAAACCTGTCACTTTTTTAGGCAAACTTTATCTGATTCCGACTACTTTAGGCGAAATGAACCCTGAAGACGTATTACCGCAAACCATCAAAAGAAGTATCGATTTTATTGATCACTATATTGTAGAAAACGAAAAGACTGCCCGACGTTTTATTAAAAGTGTCCATCCTGATAAAAAACAATCTGAACTAAAAATTTCCCTACTCAATAAGCACACGGAACCCAATGAGTATCAGAACATGATCGCTCCGCTATTACATGGTGAAAATGTTGGTTTAATGAGCGAGGCAGGATGTCCGGGTGTTGCTGATCCGGGTGCTGTAATCGTAAAGATAGCACATGAAAAAGGCATTCAGGTAGTTCCTTTAGTCGGACCAAGCTCTATTTTATTAGCCGTTATGGCAAGTGGTATGAATGGACAAAGCTTTGCTTTTAATGGTTATTTGCCCATTGACGGACATGAAAAGAAGAACACTATCAAGCAATTGGAACGTTTATCATTTGAAAAAAATCAGTCGCAATTGTTTATAGAAACTCCGTACCGAAATAATAAATTATTTGAAGACCTTATACAGATATTACAACCCGATACTTTATTGTGTGTCGCTTGTGATATAACCCTTCCTACTGAATTTATTAAGACCAAAAAGGTTAGTGAGTGGAAAAAAAACAAGGTCGACTTACATAAGCGACCTTGCATTTTCATTATTCACAAAATGTGA
- the mltG gene encoding endolytic transglycosylase MltG — protein MNLKKLVLIIAVAGLFVAFAVAGYVYFKAFTPNTTFNQKEVFVYIPSGSTYEQAKEELAPFLKNMDKFDFVAKQRKYDRNVKAGKFLIKQNMNSFDMIRALRQNIPVKVAFNNQETLEKLVQRLATQLEPDSLALVQAFTAPEFLQENGFTEEDILAMFIPNSYEFYWNTPANKLADKFVKEYKRFWNPRRIQKAMDKNLSPVEVSVLASIVHKETAKVDERPRVAGVYLNRLRTGMPLQADPTIIYAMKKKSGDFDQVIKRVLHADLTIESPYNTYKYAGLPPGPIAMPDISAIDAVLNAEDHNYIYFCASPDKPGYHAFATNFEQHQVNARKYAQWVNKLGINR, from the coding sequence TTGAATTTAAAGAAATTAGTTCTGATAATTGCGGTAGCCGGATTGTTTGTAGCTTTTGCAGTAGCCGGTTATGTTTATTTTAAAGCCTTTACACCCAATACTACTTTTAATCAAAAGGAAGTTTTTGTTTACATTCCTTCGGGTTCAACTTATGAGCAGGCAAAAGAAGAATTAGCTCCGTTTTTGAAAAATATGGACAAATTTGATTTTGTAGCCAAACAAAGGAAGTATGACAGAAATGTAAAGGCAGGAAAGTTTCTGATAAAGCAAAATATGAACAGCTTTGATATGATCCGGGCTTTGCGACAAAATATTCCGGTAAAAGTAGCTTTTAACAATCAGGAAACTTTGGAGAAACTGGTACAGCGACTGGCAACGCAGTTAGAACCTGATAGTCTGGCTTTAGTACAAGCTTTTACTGCACCCGAATTTTTGCAGGAAAACGGCTTTACAGAAGAGGATATTTTAGCCATGTTCATTCCAAATTCGTATGAGTTTTATTGGAACACACCGGCTAATAAATTAGCCGATAAATTTGTTAAAGAATACAAACGTTTTTGGAATCCGAGACGTATTCAGAAGGCAATGGATAAAAATCTGTCTCCGGTTGAAGTATCTGTTTTAGCATCTATTGTACATAAAGAAACAGCAAAAGTAGATGAAAGACCTCGTGTAGCAGGGGTTTACCTGAATCGTTTGCGTACCGGAATGCCTTTACAGGCCGATCCTACAATTATTTATGCCATGAAAAAAAAATCAGGTGATTTTGATCAGGTTATAAAAAGAGTGCTGCATGCTGATTTAACTATTGAATCTCCTTATAATACCTATAAATATGCCGGGTTACCGCCCGGACCAATAGCCATGCCGGATATTTCTGCAATTGATGCTGTACTGAATGCAGAAGATCATAATTACATTTATTTTTGTGCAAGTCCGGATAAACCGGGATATCATGCCTTTGCGACCAATTTTGAACAACATCAGGTCAATGCAAGAAAATATGCGCAATGGGTAAATAAATTAGGAATAAACCGATAA
- a CDS encoding DUF2279 domain-containing protein — protein MGTFSYSQSKLNIFLTPSDSLNKVRKKTVYVIEASAAGLALVGLNQLWYADYPQSKFHFFNDNNEWMQLDKIGHFYSTYHVGRFGAELLAWSGASKKEQLCYGATLGFGFLTAVEVFDGFSQEWGFSWGDMLANTSGTGLYITQELLWKEQRIIPKFSFHKTSYAAIRPETLGSSLNEQLLKDYNGQTYWLSFNLYSFIKNKHVPKWLNLAVGYGAEGMLYGNNKEAIADGFSQNPNRQLYLSLDVDLTKIETKSHFLKTVFSLFNTVKIPAPTLELGDFNGVKGHLVYF, from the coding sequence GTGGGGACTTTTAGTTATTCGCAATCCAAATTAAATATATTTCTAACGCCTTCAGACTCTTTAAATAAGGTTCGTAAAAAAACCGTTTATGTAATTGAAGCTTCAGCAGCAGGTTTAGCTTTAGTAGGACTAAACCAATTATGGTATGCCGATTATCCGCAGTCTAAGTTCCATTTTTTTAATGATAATAATGAGTGGATGCAGTTAGATAAAATAGGGCATTTCTATTCAACATATCATGTCGGACGATTCGGAGCGGAGCTCTTAGCCTGGAGTGGAGCTTCTAAAAAAGAGCAATTATGTTACGGTGCTACTTTGGGATTTGGATTTCTGACGGCTGTAGAAGTATTCGACGGATTTTCTCAAGAGTGGGGATTTTCATGGGGCGATATGCTTGCCAATACTTCGGGAACAGGCTTGTATATAACGCAGGAGTTATTGTGGAAAGAGCAAAGGATAATTCCGAAATTTTCTTTTCATAAGACTTCCTATGCTGCAATCCGTCCTGAAACTTTAGGAAGTTCATTAAATGAGCAGCTTTTAAAAGATTATAATGGACAGACGTATTGGCTTTCGTTTAATCTTTATTCTTTTATAAAAAATAAACACGTACCAAAATGGTTAAATCTGGCAGTCGGATACGGCGCTGAAGGGATGCTATACGGAAATAACAAAGAAGCAATAGCGGATGGTTTTTCTCAAAATCCTAACCGACAGTTGTATCTGAGTCTTGATGTTGACCTGACAAAAATTGAAACTAAATCACATTTTTTAAAGACTGTTTTTTCACTTTTTAATACAGTTAAAATCCCGGCACCGACACTTGAACTGGGTGATTTCAACGGGGTTAAGGGACACTTGGTCTACTTTTAG
- the ribD gene encoding bifunctional diaminohydroxyphosphoribosylaminopyrimidine deaminase/5-amino-6-(5-phosphoribosylamino)uracil reductase RibD, which translates to MTTHEKYMHRALQLAKNGLGTTYPNPMVGSVIVHHGKIIGEGWHKRSGEPHAEVNAVNSVKDKSLLKEATIYVTLEPCSHFGKTPPCCDLIIAKEIPNVVVGTIDPFAKVAGTGIQKLKEAGKNVTVGVLEKECKELNKRFFTFHEKKRPYIILKWAESNDGFIAPLTKDSNRPVWITNQYSRQLVHKWRTEEQSILVGTQTVLDDNPVLNARDFFGNNPTRIILDRQGKIPESSAVKNGIQKSIIYSDTIFLTKNNTISHKKAIFDTHFLDFLVSDLHQEGLQSIIIEGGAKTLQSFIDKDLWDEARVFIGNISLKNGITAPKIHRFPISIENVQGNQLKQYKNYD; encoded by the coding sequence ATGACGACCCATGAAAAATACATGCATCGCGCCTTACAATTGGCAAAAAACGGATTAGGAACAACTTATCCCAATCCTATGGTGGGAAGTGTAATTGTTCACCACGGAAAGATCATCGGAGAAGGCTGGCATAAGAGATCCGGAGAACCCCATGCAGAAGTAAATGCTGTAAATTCAGTTAAAGACAAAAGTCTTTTGAAAGAAGCTACTATTTACGTTACACTGGAGCCTTGCAGTCATTTCGGAAAAACACCGCCTTGCTGTGATTTAATCATTGCTAAAGAAATTCCGAATGTAGTCGTCGGCACAATTGATCCTTTTGCCAAAGTAGCCGGAACCGGCATTCAAAAATTAAAAGAAGCCGGAAAAAATGTAACTGTGGGAGTTTTAGAAAAGGAATGCAAAGAACTAAATAAACGCTTTTTTACATTTCACGAGAAAAAGCGTCCGTACATTATCCTAAAGTGGGCCGAAAGCAACGATGGGTTCATTGCTCCTTTAACTAAGGACAGTAACCGTCCCGTTTGGATCACCAATCAATATTCCAGACAATTAGTTCACAAATGGCGTACGGAAGAGCAAAGTATTTTAGTAGGTACTCAAACCGTTTTAGACGATAATCCGGTCTTAAATGCACGGGATTTTTTCGGTAACAATCCTACTCGGATTATCCTTGACCGACAAGGAAAAATACCGGAAAGTTCTGCTGTCAAAAACGGAATACAAAAATCAATTATTTACAGTGACACTATTTTTTTAACAAAAAATAATACTATTTCGCATAAAAAAGCTATATTTGATACTCATTTTTTAGACTTTTTAGTATCCGATTTACATCAGGAAGGACTTCAGTCAATTATTATCGAAGGCGGAGCTAAAACTTTACAAAGCTTCATAGATAAAGACCTGTGGGATGAAGCGCGTGTTTTTATCGGAAATATTAGTTTAAAAAATGGAATTACTGCACCCAAAATCCATCGCTTTCCAATTAGTATCGAAAACGTTCAAGGGAACCAATTAAAACAATACAAAAATTATGATTAA
- a CDS encoding EamA family transporter, translating to MLDLVLAIIFSGLLFIVFTLFKKINIDVFQAIVFNYIIAFTTGMILSPVEINTGEILQQTWFPGTLFLGFLFIVVFNIMGKTAQVNGLTVASVASKMSLIVPVLFGILFFNESIHFKKLLGIFLALTAVYFVSKKDSGQLRFDSLLLPCLLFIGAGTIDTGMNFIQRFYVPQNDTAIFSAFTFLTAFSIGILILSYRIFRKQTGFHFKNILGGIILGVPNFFSMFYMIKALQTKNMESATIFTLLNIGVILFTTILGLLFFQEKLSKQNFAGIIIAIIALFLVR from the coding sequence ATGCTTGATCTGGTATTAGCCATTATCTTTTCAGGGCTGCTATTTATCGTTTTTACACTATTCAAAAAGATTAATATCGATGTTTTTCAAGCCATTGTTTTTAACTATATTATTGCCTTCACTACCGGAATGATCCTAAGCCCGGTTGAGATCAATACCGGCGAAATATTGCAACAAACCTGGTTTCCCGGAACTCTTTTTTTAGGTTTCTTATTTATTGTTGTTTTTAACATTATGGGGAAAACCGCTCAAGTTAATGGCTTAACAGTAGCTTCCGTTGCCAGCAAAATGTCACTGATAGTTCCCGTACTTTTCGGCATATTATTTTTTAACGAGTCCATCCATTTTAAAAAATTACTGGGAATATTTTTAGCCTTAACAGCAGTTTACTTTGTTTCCAAAAAAGATTCCGGCCAGCTTCGCTTTGATTCATTATTATTACCCTGTCTGTTATTTATAGGTGCCGGAACAATAGATACCGGCATGAATTTTATTCAACGCTTTTACGTTCCCCAAAACGACACGGCTATTTTTTCTGCCTTTACCTTTTTAACGGCTTTCAGTATCGGTATTCTCATTTTGTCTTACCGAATATTCCGAAAACAAACCGGCTTTCATTTTAAAAATATTTTAGGCGGAATAATTTTAGGAGTTCCCAACTTCTTTTCTATGTTTTATATGATCAAAGCTTTGCAGACGAAAAATATGGAAAGTGCCACCATTTTTACTTTATTAAATATTGGTGTAATTTTGTTCACCACAATTTTGGGGCTTCTTTTTTTTCAGGAAAAATTAAGCAAACAAAATTTTGCAGGCATCATCATCGCCATCATAGCTTTATTTTTAGTACGATAA